The genomic window CTTTACATACTAATAGTGCAGCATTAACTGTTGCTCGTTTAGCTGATATACAAATTGAAAATTTTCTTTTAGCTTCTTGTTTAGCTGGTGTAGTTTCACAAAGGCTAGTGAGGAAATTATGCCCAAACTGTTCAGAATCTTACATATTGGATGAACATACAGCAATAAGGTTAGGGATTCGGGAAGAAGCTGGTGCTCAATTTTATCGTGCAAAGGGCTGTAGTATGTGTAGAAACTTAGGGTACTATGGGCGAATTGCATTACAAGAAATAATGATTGTAGGAAAATCCATTAGTGATGAAATAAATAAAGGGAATACAACTGAAAACTTATTAGAGAAAATGGCTATAGAAGAAGGGATGTCAACGATAAAAAGTGATGGTGTTACTAAAGCTAAACAAGGAATAACATCATTAGAAGAAGTTCTCCAGGCTGTATTGCTTGAATCAAGTTAAATAAAAGAGGCAGGTATATGCTGTTATATAGTTATCGAGTAAGAGATGAAAATGGCAGAGTAAAAAAAGGCTATTTAAAAGCAAGTAATAAAGAAAATGCAATTCAAAGCCTTCTGTTTCAAAAATATTATATTTTAGATCTTAATACTACTTCGAATTACAATATTTTAAATAATAATTTTTTTGTTAGGGTTAAAACTCAAGATCTTATTAATATGACTAGACAATTTTCAACTATGTTATCTGCTGGGCTACCGATTGCTGATACCTTAAACATATTAGAAGAGCAAACTCGCAATAAAAAACTACAAACTACAATATCAGAAGTAAAAGAAGATGTTATTGCAGGTTTATCTATTTGGGAAGCTTTAAATAAACACCCTGCTATATTTAATAATTTATATATAAATATGGTAAGGGTTGGAGAACAGGGTGGATCCCTTAGGACAGTTTTAAATCGCTTAATATCTTATTTAGAAAGAGAGCAGACTATAGAATTAAAACTTAGGTCAGCATTCATATATCCTGCACTTATTTTAGTTTTTACTATATTAGTTATACTATTTATTGTTTCCTTTATTATGCCTAATTTAGTAAGTATGTTTGTTGCTTCAGGAAGCACAATTCCATGGATAACTAAAGCTTTTTTGTTAGTTAGTGAAACTTTAAAAGGTGATTGGTATTTAATAATAATATCTACAGTAATAGCTTTATTATTTTTTAAATTAATTATTAAAACTAAAAAAGGCAAACTGTACTGGGATAAATTCATAATTAAAGCTCCAATTATAGGCAGTTCGATTTCGCAGATTTTAGTGGCACGTTTTTCTAGAACCATGGGTGTCTTGGTTATGTCTGGGATAACCGTAATAGGTGCTTTAGAAACTGCAAAAGCTGTTATCAATAATAAAGTAATGGAAATGGCTATTATTGATGCTAGTAATAGTATAAAAGAGGGTAATTCTGTTGCTAAACCTTTTGCCGAGTCAGGTGTATTTGATTCAATGGTAATACAAATGATTGCAGTAGGTGAAGAAACAGGGACTTTAGATGAAATGTTAATCAAAGTAGCAGACTATTTTGACCAAGAGGTAATGTATGTTATTGATAATCTTATAACTATTTTACAACCAGCATTAATTCTAATAGTTGCATTTTTAGTAGGTATAGTAGTAATAGCTACTATTCTACCGATTTTTGATCTTATAAATATAATGGGGACAGGTTTTTAGATACCATTATGGGGGTGTAGGAGATTAAAATCAATTTGATAAACAATAAAAAAGGTTTTACTTTAGTTGAATTGATAATTGTAATGGCTATTTTAGCTCTTGTTGCAGCAGTAGCTGTACCTAAGTTTCAAAATGTATTAGAAACCTCTAAAAAGCAAGCTCATAATACTAATGTAATGGCAATAGAAAAGGCAGCTGAGATGTATTTTTTAGAAACTAATACTGAACTTGAGTCATCAGAAATTAAAGAAACCCATGACTTAATTACAA from Candidatus Syntrophocurvum alkaliphilum includes these protein-coding regions:
- a CDS encoding type II secretion system F family protein, whose amino-acid sequence is MLLYSYRVRDENGRVKKGYLKASNKENAIQSLLFQKYYILDLNTTSNYNILNNNFFVRVKTQDLINMTRQFSTMLSAGLPIADTLNILEEQTRNKKLQTTISEVKEDVIAGLSIWEALNKHPAIFNNLYINMVRVGEQGGSLRTVLNRLISYLEREQTIELKLRSAFIYPALILVFTILVILFIVSFIMPNLVSMFVASGSTIPWITKAFLLVSETLKGDWYLIIISTVIALLFFKLIIKTKKGKLYWDKFIIKAPIIGSSISQILVARFSRTMGVLVMSGITVIGALETAKAVINNKVMEMAIIDASNSIKEGNSVAKPFAESGVFDSMVIQMIAVGEETGTLDEMLIKVADYFDQEVMYVIDNLITILQPALILIVAFLVGIVVIATILPIFDLINIMGTGF
- a CDS encoding prepilin-type N-terminal cleavage/methylation domain-containing protein → MINNKKGFTLVELIIVMAILALVAAVAVPKFQNVLETSKKQAHNTNVMAIEKAAEMYFLETNTELESSEIKETHDLITKNYLQTVPTYPLNDEIEYYTVTISDRGVIEVNPKRKEISNE